Below is a genomic region from Pseudomonas berkeleyensis.
CCAAGCCTAGCCCCATCGAACTGGACTTTTCCCGCAAGTACGATTTCGAGCATTCGCAGCAATACCTGCACAAGCACCAGGATGGCCTGGCCCGGCGCCTGTCGCACTGGCGCGACGTACAAGTAGCGCGCCGTGCACTGCAAATGGCTGATGAGCCGAATCTGGTGCTCGACCTGCCCTGCGGCGCCGGGCGTTTCTGGCCGATGCTCTGCGAGCAGCCGAACCGGGTGATCTTCGCCGCCGACAACTCGGCCGACATGATCGCCACCGCCCGCGCGGCGCAAACGCCTGAAGTGGTGGCGCGGATCAACAGCTTCCGTACCTCGGCCTTCGATATCGACCTGGGCGCCAATGCGGTGGACTGCATCTTCTGTATCCGCCTGCTGCATCACATCGAATCGGCCGAACACCGCCTGGCCATCCTTCGCGAGTTTCATCGCGTCAGCCGCGATACGGTGATCGTCTCGCTCTGGGTCGACGGCAACTACAAAGCCTGGAAACGCCGCCGTCTGGAAGCCCGTAGGACGGCTCAGGGCCGCGCCGCGGAAAACCAGAACCGCTTCGTCGTCGCCCGCTCGACGGTGGAAGAGGAATTCCGTCGGGCCGGCTTCGTCATTCTCGGCCATCTGGACTTCCTGCCCGGTTATGCCATGTGGCGCACCTACGTCCTGCGCAAGGTGGCCTGACATGGGAATTCTTAGCGAACAGGCACTGGCCGCACTGCCTTCGACCGAATTCGACCGCTGGTGGCATAGCCAGGGTGAAGCGGTCGAGCCAGCCAACCAGCGGCGCGGTGGCGAAAGCGGGGTCAGCCGTCTGCAGCACTGGGACAGTAATCGCCCCCTGCTCTACTGCAAACGCCAGAACGGGCATCTCTACCGCTCGCTGCGTCACCCGTTGGGGCGACCGACCATCCTGCGCGAGCTGCAGGCCTACCGTGCCCTCGCCCGTCTCGGCATTCGTACACCGAACATCGTCTACTGCGCA
It encodes:
- a CDS encoding class I SAM-dependent methyltransferase, which encodes MPKPSPIELDFSRKYDFEHSQQYLHKHQDGLARRLSHWRDVQVARRALQMADEPNLVLDLPCGAGRFWPMLCEQPNRVIFAADNSADMIATARAAQTPEVVARINSFRTSAFDIDLGANAVDCIFCIRLLHHIESAEHRLAILREFHRVSRDTVIVSLWVDGNYKAWKRRRLEARRTAQGRAAENQNRFVVARSTVEEEFRRAGFVILGHLDFLPGYAMWRTYVLRKVA